In Streptomyces sp. NBC_00433, a single genomic region encodes these proteins:
- a CDS encoding ScyD/ScyE family protein produces the protein MWRLKTSRLLFAGVAAATALVGVGAGPSGQEAQAAARPAHPAHLTGNAPVTVVASGLNSPRSLVWGPRGHLIVSEVGETPPTCVGTGFPTRCFGFTGSLADVSSGTPVRIVDGLASNFNQEEVVGANGLAYSDGHLYVLETGSAQQTPDTIPADLKAALVTQYGALLKVSGHSVKAVANPGYVDYEWTNAHKDQGTSYPESNPYALTTKPGGGFYLVDAASNVLDSVDRRGNVHILAFIPKTSTGVDAVPSCVAVGPDDSVYVGEITGKPSSSTEAKVYKYNPHNGKLAVWQSGFSAISGCGFGANGDFYVTEFDTTGFLPTGDPIGDVVQINHRTNERTVLAAGKLFAPTGFLAGRDGSIYVANKTMMWPACDDAPACTTASDVTAHDGEIVRIG, from the coding sequence ATGTGGCGTCTCAAAACGAGCCGGTTGCTGTTCGCCGGCGTGGCGGCGGCGACAGCGCTCGTCGGCGTGGGCGCAGGACCGTCGGGGCAGGAGGCCCAGGCGGCCGCCCGTCCCGCCCATCCCGCCCATCTGACCGGAAACGCGCCGGTCACCGTCGTGGCGAGCGGCCTGAACTCGCCGCGGAGCCTGGTCTGGGGGCCGCGCGGACACCTCATCGTCTCCGAGGTCGGCGAGACACCGCCGACCTGTGTCGGCACCGGCTTCCCCACCCGGTGCTTCGGCTTCACCGGGTCCCTCGCCGACGTCTCCTCCGGCACCCCGGTGCGGATCGTGGACGGCCTGGCGTCGAACTTCAACCAGGAGGAGGTGGTCGGCGCCAACGGCCTGGCCTACTCCGACGGCCACCTCTACGTCCTGGAGACCGGCTCCGCGCAGCAGACCCCGGACACGATCCCCGCCGACCTGAAGGCGGCGCTCGTCACGCAGTACGGCGCCCTGCTCAAGGTCAGCGGCCACTCCGTGAAGGCCGTCGCGAACCCCGGCTACGTCGACTACGAGTGGACGAACGCGCACAAGGACCAGGGCACCAGCTATCCCGAGTCCAATCCGTACGCGCTGACCACCAAGCCCGGCGGCGGCTTCTACCTCGTCGACGCGGCGTCCAACGTCCTCGACTCGGTGGACCGACGGGGCAACGTCCACATCCTCGCGTTCATCCCCAAGACCTCGACCGGAGTCGACGCCGTACCGTCCTGCGTCGCCGTCGGCCCCGACGACTCGGTCTACGTCGGTGAGATCACCGGCAAGCCCAGCTCGTCCACCGAGGCCAAGGTCTACAAGTACAACCCGCACAACGGGAAGCTGGCGGTCTGGCAGAGCGGCTTCAGCGCCATCAGCGGCTGCGGCTTCGGCGCCAACGGCGACTTCTACGTCACCGAGTTCGACACCACCGGCTTCCTGCCGACCGGCGACCCGATCGGCGACGTCGTCCAGATCAACCACCGCACCAACGAGCGGACCGTCCTCGCGGCGGGCAAGCTCTTCGCGCCCACCGGCTTCCTCGCCGGCCGCGACGGCTCCATCTACGTCGCCAACAAGACCATGATGTGGCCCGCCTGCGACGACGCCCCGGCCTGCACCACCGCCTCGGACGTCACCGCGCACGACGGGGAGATCGTCAGGATCGGCTGA
- a CDS encoding MFS transporter — MSARSAAPAAGPGAGAAGSAAGDSRRWLILTVICTAYLMITLDVTVMNLALPSAQDALHFSNADKQWILTAYALCFGSLLLFCGRLADLVGRKETFLIGLSGFALSSAVGGAANSFGMLVAARACQGVFAALLAPTALSLLSTTFTDPKERGKAFGVFSAVAASGGGLGLLLGGALTSGLNWRWCMYVNLVFAAFSLIGGLTLLPRQPRTGAKMDVPGVIVASAGMFCLVYGFSNAATHSWHAATTWGVLATGGVLLLIFTFWQTRAPHPLLPPRVVLDRNRGGAYLTALIVGVGAFGVLLFLIYYMQTDLGYSAITSGVALLPMVVVTAVATNVGNIMVMPKVGPRPLIGVGMLLNAGGMAWLTRIGPDSGYAGALLGPTMVIGLGMGLIYAAALRTGTAGVAPHDAGIASASISTGQQLGGAIGTALLNTIAASSAGDYLSSHVHGKPAAAQIHLATIHGYSTVFWWCTAIFGVGAVVCAALLRSGPLPAPAFGPAAKPAAPAEKAHS, encoded by the coding sequence ATGTCAGCACGGAGCGCCGCCCCCGCGGCCGGACCGGGTGCGGGGGCGGCCGGGTCAGCGGCCGGCGATTCCCGGCGGTGGCTGATCCTCACCGTCATATGCACCGCCTATCTGATGATCACCCTCGACGTGACGGTGATGAACCTCGCGCTGCCGTCGGCCCAGGACGCCCTGCACTTCTCGAACGCCGACAAGCAGTGGATCCTGACCGCCTACGCCCTGTGCTTCGGCAGCCTGCTGCTCTTCTGCGGGCGGCTGGCCGACCTGGTCGGCCGCAAGGAGACCTTCCTCATCGGGCTGAGCGGCTTCGCGCTCTCCTCCGCCGTCGGCGGCGCCGCGAACAGCTTCGGCATGCTGGTGGCCGCCCGCGCCTGCCAGGGCGTCTTCGCCGCCCTGCTGGCGCCGACCGCCCTGTCGCTGCTGTCCACGACCTTCACCGACCCCAAGGAGCGCGGCAAGGCCTTCGGCGTCTTCAGCGCGGTCGCGGCCAGCGGCGGCGGCCTCGGCCTGCTGCTCGGCGGCGCGCTGACCTCCGGCCTCAACTGGCGCTGGTGCATGTACGTCAACCTGGTCTTCGCCGCCTTCTCGCTGATCGGCGGCCTCACGCTGCTGCCCAGGCAGCCCAGGACCGGCGCCAAGATGGACGTCCCCGGCGTGATCGTGGCCTCCGCCGGGATGTTCTGCCTGGTCTACGGCTTCTCCAACGCCGCCACCCACAGCTGGCACGCGGCCACCACCTGGGGCGTCCTGGCGACCGGCGGCGTCCTGCTGCTGATCTTCACCTTCTGGCAGACCCGCGCCCCGCACCCGCTGCTGCCGCCCCGCGTCGTCCTTGACCGCAACCGCGGCGGCGCCTACCTGACCGCGCTGATCGTCGGCGTCGGCGCCTTCGGCGTCCTGCTCTTCCTCATCTACTACATGCAGACCGACCTCGGCTACTCGGCCATCACCTCCGGCGTCGCCCTGCTGCCGATGGTCGTGGTCACCGCCGTCGCGACCAACGTCGGCAACATCATGGTGATGCCGAAGGTCGGCCCGCGCCCGCTGATCGGCGTCGGCATGCTGCTCAACGCGGGCGGCATGGCCTGGCTGACCAGGATCGGCCCCGACTCGGGTTACGCCGGGGCCCTGCTCGGCCCGACCATGGTGATCGGCCTCGGCATGGGCCTGATCTACGCGGCGGCCCTGCGTACCGGCACGGCAGGCGTCGCGCCGCACGACGCGGGCATCGCCTCGGCGTCCATCAGCACCGGGCAGCAGCTCGGCGGCGCGATCGGCACCGCGCTGCTCAACACGATCGCGGCCAGCTCCGCCGGCGACTACCTGAGCAGCCACGTGCACGGCAAACCCGCCGCCGCGCAGATCCACCTCGCGACGATCCACGGCTACAGCACCGTCTTCTGGTGGTGCACCGCCATCTTCGGGGTCGGCGCGGTCGTCTGCGCCGCCCTGCTGCGCAGCGGCCCGCTGCCCGCGCCCGCCTTCGGGCCCGCGGCCAAGCCCGCGGCACCGGCCGAAAAGGCGCACTCCTGA
- a CDS encoding FAD-dependent monooxygenase produces the protein MAAIEVPVLIVGGGGCGLSASVFLSDHGVDHLLVERHSDTSKLPKAHYLNQRTMEIFRQHGLHEAVVERAAPPEKFGRVRWQTTLTGDGPLDRRVIHEMDAFGGGALTGTYAAAGPVLPIKLPQLRLEPILRAQAERRNPGRVRLGSELVSFTEDAGAGRVVAEIRDTATGGTTTVVARYVIAADGGRTLGPALGVRMEGVSAMADVTTAYFSADLSRWWHEGTIITWFLNPYRPDLSSTLLEMGPSWGRDCEEWGLHFAPGGADRADHPAVTARIREVLGLPDLDLTLHKVSHWSVEGVLADRYRDGRVLIVGDAAHRQPPTTGLGLNGGIQDVHNLAWKLAAVVSGRAHDSLLDTYEAERRPLGRRNVEWGLSTWFHHRLMTEAAVGLGAHIPPQRRPSAFTSYFDPSPVGDVVRARAAEIFATHRAECQAHDLEIGFAYEDGAVLPDGTPPPARSPMGDTYRPTTRPGHLLAHAWIEHGGRRLSTHDLTGSGTGFALITGPEGAPWCEAAAQVAEKFAIPITTALIGTSADGADYADTDGGWAAVREISDAGAVLVRPDNHVAWRSMGAADTPADDLGQALSYLLDHEAAE, from the coding sequence ATGGCGGCTATCGAGGTTCCGGTCCTGATCGTCGGCGGCGGCGGATGCGGGCTGTCCGCGTCCGTCTTCCTGTCCGACCACGGGGTCGACCACCTGCTGGTGGAAAGGCACTCGGACACGTCGAAGCTGCCGAAGGCGCACTATCTCAACCAGCGCACGATGGAGATCTTCCGCCAGCACGGCCTCCACGAGGCGGTCGTCGAGCGGGCGGCGCCGCCGGAGAAATTCGGCCGGGTCCGCTGGCAGACCACCCTCACCGGCGACGGGCCCCTGGACCGGCGGGTCATCCACGAGATGGACGCCTTCGGCGGCGGCGCGCTCACCGGGACCTACGCGGCGGCCGGCCCCGTCCTGCCCATCAAGCTGCCGCAGCTGCGCCTCGAACCGATCCTGCGCGCCCAGGCCGAGCGGCGCAATCCGGGCCGGGTGCGATTAGGCAGCGAGCTGGTGTCCTTCACCGAGGACGCCGGCGCCGGCCGCGTCGTCGCCGAGATCCGCGACACCGCGACCGGCGGGACCACCACGGTCGTCGCGCGCTACGTCATCGCGGCCGACGGCGGCCGCACCCTCGGCCCCGCGCTGGGCGTCCGGATGGAGGGCGTGTCCGCGATGGCCGACGTCACCACCGCGTACTTCTCCGCCGACCTGTCGCGCTGGTGGCACGAGGGCACGATCATCACCTGGTTCCTCAACCCCTACCGCCCCGACCTGTCGAGCACGCTGCTGGAGATGGGCCCCAGCTGGGGCAGGGACTGCGAGGAGTGGGGCCTGCACTTCGCGCCCGGCGGCGCCGACCGCGCCGACCACCCGGCCGTCACCGCCAGGATCCGCGAGGTCCTCGGCCTGCCGGACCTGGACCTGACGTTGCACAAGGTGTCGCACTGGAGCGTCGAGGGCGTGCTCGCCGACCGCTACCGCGACGGCCGGGTGCTGATCGTCGGCGACGCCGCGCACCGCCAGCCGCCCACCACCGGCCTCGGCCTGAACGGCGGCATCCAGGACGTGCACAACCTCGCCTGGAAGCTCGCCGCCGTCGTCTCGGGCCGCGCGCACGACAGCCTGCTCGACACCTACGAGGCGGAGCGGCGCCCGCTGGGCCGGCGCAATGTCGAGTGGGGGCTGTCCACCTGGTTCCACCACCGGCTGATGACCGAGGCCGCGGTGGGCCTGGGCGCGCACATCCCGCCGCAGCGCCGGCCGTCGGCCTTCACCTCGTACTTCGACCCGTCACCGGTCGGCGACGTCGTCAGGGCGCGGGCGGCGGAGATATTCGCCACGCACCGCGCCGAATGCCAGGCGCACGACCTGGAGATCGGCTTCGCCTACGAGGACGGCGCCGTCCTGCCCGACGGCACCCCGCCGCCCGCCCGCTCGCCGATGGGCGACACCTACCGCCCCACCACCCGTCCCGGGCACCTGCTGGCGCACGCCTGGATCGAGCACGGGGGCCGCCGCCTGTCGACCCACGACCTGACGGGCTCCGGGACCGGCTTCGCCCTCATCACCGGCCCCGAGGGCGCCCCCTGGTGCGAGGCGGCCGCGCAGGTCGCGGAGAAGTTCGCGATCCCGATCACCACCGCCCTCATCGGCACTTCCGCGGACGGGGCGGACTACGCCGACACCGACGGCGGCTGGGCGGCCGTACGGGAGATCAGCGACGCGGGCGCCGTCCTCGTACGGCCCGACAACCACGTGGCCTGGCGCTCCATGGGCGCGGCCGACACCCCCGCGGACGACCTGGGCCAGGCGCTCTCGTACCTGCTGGACCACGAAGCCGCCGAATGA
- a CDS encoding AfsR/SARP family transcriptional regulator produces MIGYCLAEVPGSLPGRNPVLVGRPDRAVRYWEFGMANEEIHGNTPVIGAELAGGRPSQTDDGRSSDTGSVDARRIAELEREVWELRRTNEFLKEHFGSGTDVDLTPAPPPRVVSDRSPQPMAEFRALGPIEAVVGGRLVDPGAPKQRALLALLVSKVGQPVAVDMIVEELWTGKPPPSAITSLQAYVANLRRVLEPGRAPRTPASVLRTYGRGYLLDSRVVEVDVHRFSERATAGWQALDWGEPQQAVREFEAGLALWRGQAYAEVADTTYVRPDVARLEELRLSVVEGRCAALLAVGAHEMAVAELEAFTRAHPLREYGCELLSLALYRAGRQADALGVLRTNQKRLAEELGIDPRPALQHLENEILNHAPALDWRPHPRVIAKSA; encoded by the coding sequence GTGATCGGATACTGCCTGGCCGAGGTGCCCGGCAGCCTGCCAGGCCGCAACCCGGTCCTGGTCGGGCGCCCGGACCGGGCGGTGAGATATTGGGAGTTCGGGATGGCGAACGAGGAAATCCACGGGAATACCCCTGTCATCGGCGCCGAGTTAGCCGGCGGCCGCCCTTCGCAGACCGATGACGGGCGGTCCTCAGATACCGGCAGCGTGGACGCGCGCCGCATCGCGGAGCTGGAACGCGAAGTGTGGGAGCTGCGGCGCACCAACGAGTTCTTGAAAGAGCATTTCGGTTCCGGGACGGACGTCGACCTCACACCAGCGCCCCCGCCCCGTGTGGTGAGCGACAGAAGCCCGCAACCCATGGCCGAGTTCCGGGCGCTCGGCCCGATCGAAGCGGTCGTCGGCGGCCGCCTGGTGGACCCCGGGGCGCCCAAGCAGCGGGCACTCCTTGCGCTGCTGGTCAGCAAGGTGGGCCAGCCGGTGGCCGTCGACATGATCGTCGAGGAGCTGTGGACCGGGAAGCCGCCGCCGTCGGCGATCACCTCGCTGCAGGCCTATGTGGCCAATCTGCGGCGGGTGCTCGAACCCGGCCGCGCCCCGCGGACCCCGGCGTCGGTGTTACGGACCTACGGCCGCGGCTACCTGCTGGACAGCCGGGTCGTCGAGGTCGACGTCCACCGCTTCAGCGAGCGCGCCACCGCCGGCTGGCAGGCGCTGGACTGGGGCGAACCGCAGCAGGCGGTGCGGGAGTTCGAGGCGGGCCTCGCCCTGTGGCGCGGGCAGGCCTACGCGGAGGTCGCCGACACCACCTATGTGCGGCCGGACGTGGCCCGGCTCGAAGAGCTGCGGCTCTCCGTGGTCGAGGGGCGCTGCGCCGCGCTGCTGGCCGTCGGCGCCCACGAGATGGCGGTGGCGGAGCTGGAGGCCTTCACCCGGGCCCACCCCTTGCGCGAATACGGCTGCGAGCTGCTGAGCCTGGCGCTCTACCGGGCCGGCCGGCAGGCCGACGCGCTGGGGGTGCTGCGGACCAACCAGAAGCGGCTGGCGGAGGAGCTGGGCATCGACCCCAGACCGGCGCTCCAGCACCTGGAGAACGAGATACTGAACCACGCCCCGGCCCTGGACTGGCGCCCGCATCCGCGGGTGATCGCCAAGTCGGCCTGA
- the dxs gene encoding 1-deoxy-D-xylulose-5-phosphate synthase, translated as MTLLDSIRGPRDLQDLGPNELTSLAAEIRSRLISTVSANSGHLGPNLGVVELTIALHRVFESPRDPLVFDTGHQSYVHKLLTGRQADFDTLRQPGGMSGYPSRAESPHDHVENSHASTSMSYADGLAKAFRLRGERDRTAVAIIGDGALTGGMAWEALNNIAADRTNRVVVVVNDNGRSYSPTHGAIATHLAHVRTTRRYESVLDSVKSTLPRAPLVGAPLYETLHGIKKGIKDVLQPQVMFEDLGLKYVGPIDGHDQAALERALAHARGFGGPVIVHVLTRKGHGYAPAENNDEDRLHQVAAGTDPLTGTTAKAAARTWSHVFADEILRIGARREDVVAITAAMLHPTGLGPFAAAFPDRVFDVGIAEQHAVTSAAGLAMGGLHPVVALYSTFLNRAFDQLLMDVALHRLPVTFVLDRAGVTGPDGASHNGMWDGSISQLVPGLRIAAPRDAARLAELLAEALDDDSGPTLLRFPKAPAGDEVPGHGRLGGMDVVARPQEGAAVDVLLVGAGVMAGVCAEAAGRLADQGIGALAVDPRWVKPVDPALAPAAREARLVVTVEDNGIAGGFGDAVARALREAGVDTPVLPFGLPQEFLTHDTRRDILERAGLTGRDIARSVTEAVSGGVRRDPDPARGRQAGANRPHSPAQGG; from the coding sequence ATGACACTCCTCGATTCGATCCGCGGCCCGCGGGATCTGCAGGATCTCGGGCCGAATGAGCTGACGTCGCTGGCCGCGGAGATCAGGAGCCGCTTGATCTCCACGGTGTCCGCGAACAGCGGGCACCTGGGCCCCAACCTCGGTGTGGTGGAGCTGACCATCGCCCTGCACCGGGTCTTCGAGTCGCCGCGCGACCCGCTGGTCTTCGACACCGGCCACCAGTCGTACGTGCACAAGCTGCTCACCGGCCGGCAGGCGGACTTCGACACGCTGCGGCAGCCCGGCGGCATGTCGGGCTACCCGAGCCGGGCCGAGTCGCCGCACGACCACGTGGAGAATTCGCACGCGTCGACCTCGATGTCGTACGCCGACGGCCTCGCGAAGGCCTTCCGGCTGCGCGGGGAGCGGGACCGCACGGCGGTGGCGATCATCGGCGACGGGGCCCTGACCGGCGGCATGGCCTGGGAAGCGCTCAACAACATCGCGGCGGACCGCACCAACCGGGTGGTCGTCGTCGTCAACGACAACGGCCGCTCGTACTCCCCCACCCACGGCGCCATCGCGACGCACCTGGCCCATGTGCGCACCACGCGGCGCTACGAGAGCGTGCTGGACTCGGTCAAGTCGACGCTGCCGCGGGCCCCGCTGGTCGGTGCCCCGCTCTACGAGACGCTGCACGGGATCAAGAAGGGGATCAAGGACGTACTCCAGCCGCAGGTGATGTTCGAGGACCTGGGCCTGAAGTACGTCGGCCCGATCGACGGCCACGACCAGGCCGCGCTGGAGCGGGCGCTGGCGCACGCCCGGGGCTTCGGCGGGCCGGTGATCGTGCACGTCCTGACCCGCAAGGGCCACGGCTACGCGCCCGCGGAGAACAACGACGAGGACCGCCTGCACCAGGTCGCGGCGGGCACCGACCCGCTGACGGGTACGACCGCGAAGGCGGCCGCTCGCACCTGGTCGCATGTCTTCGCCGACGAGATCCTGCGGATCGGGGCCCGGCGCGAGGACGTGGTGGCGATCACCGCGGCGATGCTGCACCCGACGGGTCTGGGGCCCTTCGCGGCCGCCTTCCCCGACCGGGTCTTCGACGTCGGGATCGCCGAGCAGCACGCGGTGACCAGCGCGGCCGGCCTCGCCATGGGCGGCCTGCACCCGGTGGTGGCGCTCTACTCGACCTTCCTCAACCGGGCCTTCGACCAGCTGCTGATGGACGTGGCCCTGCACCGGCTGCCGGTCACCTTCGTGCTGGACCGCGCCGGGGTGACGGGCCCCGACGGGGCGAGCCACAACGGCATGTGGGACGGCTCGATCAGCCAGCTCGTGCCCGGCCTGCGGATCGCAGCGCCGCGGGACGCGGCACGGCTGGCCGAGCTGCTCGCCGAGGCGCTGGACGACGACTCGGGCCCGACCCTGCTGCGCTTCCCGAAGGCGCCGGCCGGCGACGAGGTCCCCGGCCACGGCAGGCTGGGCGGCATGGACGTCGTGGCCCGCCCGCAGGAGGGGGCGGCCGTGGACGTGCTGCTCGTCGGCGCCGGGGTGATGGCCGGCGTCTGCGCGGAGGCGGCGGGCCGGCTGGCCGACCAGGGCATCGGCGCGCTGGCCGTCGACCCGCGCTGGGTCAAGCCGGTGGACCCGGCGCTGGCCCCGGCGGCGCGCGAGGCGCGGCTGGTGGTCACCGTCGAGGACAACGGCATCGCGGGCGGCTTCGGCGACGCGGTGGCCCGCGCGCTGCGCGAGGCAGGCGTCGACACTCCCGTGCTGCCCTTCGGGCTGCCGCAGGAGTTCCTCACCCACGACACCCGGCGGGACATCCTGGAGCGGGCCGGGCTGACCGGCCGGGACATCGCCAGGTCGGTCACCGAGGCGGTCTCGGGCGGGGTGCGGCGCGATCCGGATCCCGCAAGGGGCCGCCAAGCCGGCGCCAACCGGCCGCACAGTCCGGCCCAAGGCGGGTGA
- a CDS encoding aromatic prenyltransferase, translating to MSGAAEVERVYSAMEEAAGLLDVACSPEKVRPILTAFKDVLSDGVIVYSMASGRHATELDFSISVPAGHGDPYTAALANGLIAETDHPVGNLLADTQKALPVSMFAVDGEVTSGFKKTYAFFPTDDMPGVAQLRDIPSMPPSVAENAELFARYGLDKVQMTSLDYKRKQVNLYFSDLQPEFLEPEPVLSLVRELGLELPGEKGLKFARRSFAIYPTLSWESGKIERLCFAVISTDPTLVPAQDEADRELFATYANNAPYAYAGEKRTLVYGLTLSPTEEYYKLGSYYQITDIQRTLLKAFDALTD from the coding sequence ATGTCCGGAGCCGCTGAAGTCGAGCGCGTGTATTCGGCCATGGAGGAAGCGGCCGGACTGCTCGATGTCGCCTGCTCACCCGAGAAGGTCCGGCCGATTCTGACCGCGTTCAAGGACGTGCTCTCCGACGGCGTGATCGTCTACTCGATGGCGAGCGGCCGGCACGCGACGGAGCTGGACTTCAGCATCTCGGTGCCGGCCGGCCACGGCGACCCGTATACCGCCGCGCTGGCGAACGGGCTCATCGCGGAGACGGACCACCCGGTCGGCAATCTGCTCGCCGACACCCAGAAGGCGCTGCCGGTCTCGATGTTCGCCGTGGACGGTGAAGTCACCAGCGGCTTCAAGAAGACCTACGCATTCTTCCCCACCGACGACATGCCGGGTGTCGCGCAGCTGAGGGACATCCCGTCGATGCCGCCGAGCGTCGCGGAGAACGCCGAACTCTTCGCCCGCTACGGCCTCGACAAAGTGCAGATGACGTCGCTCGACTACAAGCGCAAACAGGTCAATCTCTACTTCAGCGATCTCCAGCCGGAATTCCTGGAGCCGGAGCCCGTCCTGTCGTTGGTCCGCGAGCTGGGGCTCGAACTGCCGGGTGAGAAGGGGCTGAAGTTCGCCCGCCGGTCGTTCGCCATTTACCCGACGCTCAGTTGGGAGTCCGGGAAGATCGAGCGGCTCTGCTTCGCCGTGATATCGACCGACCCCACTCTGGTGCCCGCGCAGGACGAGGCGGACCGCGAGCTCTTCGCGACCTACGCGAACAACGCGCCTTACGCGTACGCCGGTGAGAAGCGCACGCTCGTCTACGGTCTCACGCTCTCGCCGACCGAGGAATACTACAAGCTCGGCTCGTACTACCAGATCACCGATATCCAGCGGACACTGCTGAAGGCCTTCGACGCGCTGACGGACTGA
- a CDS encoding sigma-70 family RNA polymerase sigma factor, whose translation MNEHDWLVERFETDRPRLRAVAYRMLGSLAEADDAVQEAWIRTSRADVDAVENLSGWLTTIVARVSLNMLKSRRSRREDLVDAPEPGTAAHGADATADPEQEALLADSVGLALLVVLDTLTPAERLAFVLHDMFAVPYEDIAPIVDRTPAAARQLASRARRRVQQAGSDSAAEGGAGAKALDDAGDAVAQAGRADLVRAFLAASREGEFEALLAVLDPDIVVRTDQAAINMSAQANVGGFAPELHGADAVTRAFLNRVWSPVPALVNGSAGLVWVQNGTPRAVFRFTIEDDRISAITIQAELAGLDIVMS comes from the coding sequence ATGAACGAACACGACTGGCTGGTCGAACGCTTCGAGACCGACCGACCCCGTTTGCGTGCGGTCGCCTACCGGATGCTCGGCTCACTCGCCGAGGCGGACGACGCCGTCCAGGAGGCCTGGATCCGGACGAGTCGCGCGGACGTCGACGCCGTGGAGAATCTGAGCGGCTGGCTCACCACGATCGTCGCCCGGGTGTCGCTGAACATGCTCAAGTCCCGCAGATCCCGCCGCGAGGACCTGGTGGACGCCCCGGAGCCGGGCACCGCCGCGCACGGCGCCGACGCGACCGCCGACCCGGAGCAGGAGGCGCTGCTCGCCGACTCCGTCGGCCTCGCCCTGCTCGTCGTCCTCGACACCCTGACCCCCGCCGAGCGGCTCGCCTTCGTCCTGCACGACATGTTCGCCGTCCCCTACGAGGACATCGCGCCCATCGTGGACCGCACCCCGGCCGCCGCCCGCCAGCTGGCCAGCCGCGCCCGCCGCCGTGTCCAGCAGGCGGGCTCCGACTCGGCCGCGGAGGGCGGCGCCGGGGCCAAGGCACTCGACGACGCCGGCGACGCCGTCGCCCAGGCGGGCCGGGCCGACCTGGTCCGCGCCTTCCTGGCCGCCTCCCGCGAGGGCGAGTTCGAGGCGCTGCTCGCGGTGCTCGACCCGGACATCGTCGTCCGCACCGACCAGGCCGCCATCAACATGAGCGCCCAGGCCAACGTGGGCGGCTTCGCCCCCGAGCTCCACGGCGCCGACGCCGTCACCCGCGCCTTCCTCAACCGCGTCTGGTCCCCGGTCCCCGCGCTCGTCAACGGCTCCGCGGGCCTGGTCTGGGTGCAGAACGGCACACCGCGGGCCGTCTTCCGCTTCACCATCGAGGACGACAGGATCAGCGCCATCACCATCCAGGCCGAGCTGGCCGGCCTCGACATCGTCATGTCCTGA